From Haloglomus litoreum, the proteins below share one genomic window:
- the mmsA gene encoding CoA-acylating methylmalonate-semialdehyde dehydrogenase, with protein sequence MALHDTTGDPALDPTAEGGATVHNCVAGEWRDPSGERHPITDPGTGERVGTVGYSTAADVDDAVAAASEAFADWSQRPVEERIQPLFRYKALLEEHQEDLARTLATEHGKTLSEARGELRRGIENVEVACGMPSLLKEGSGIVEGAAPDIDEAGVRQPLGVFAAITPFNFPGMIPLWFLPHAVATGNAFILKPSERDPITPARLVALAHEAGIPEGVVNLVNGGPESVNAICDHEAIAGVSFVGSTGVARHVYERAAAAGKRVQAQGGAKNHVIVSDSAALDFAAEKTVSSACACAGERCLANDVVLTMDAVYDEFAEAVVAEAEAAEVGYGPDDPDVGALITSEHRDEVAGYVERAIEEGAELLRDGRDVTVPGHEDGIYMGPTVLGGVTPDMEIAREEIFGPVVALSRVESFDEAIETLNASEYGNAASLFTERGREAQQFRREAEAGNLAVNAGTAAPMAFYHFGGQKASFFGDLHAQADDAVRFYTDQTVYIERWPGE encoded by the coding sequence ATGGCACTTCACGACACGACCGGGGACCCGGCGCTCGACCCGACCGCCGAGGGTGGCGCGACCGTCCACAACTGCGTGGCCGGCGAGTGGCGCGACCCGTCGGGCGAGCGACACCCCATCACGGACCCCGGCACCGGCGAACGGGTCGGCACGGTCGGCTACAGCACCGCCGCCGACGTGGACGACGCCGTCGCGGCCGCGAGCGAGGCGTTCGCGGACTGGTCACAGCGGCCCGTCGAGGAGCGCATCCAGCCCCTCTTCCGGTACAAGGCGCTGCTGGAGGAGCACCAGGAGGACCTCGCGCGGACGCTCGCGACCGAGCACGGCAAGACGCTCTCGGAGGCCCGCGGCGAGCTCCGGCGCGGCATCGAGAACGTCGAGGTGGCCTGCGGGATGCCCTCGCTGCTGAAGGAGGGCTCGGGCATCGTCGAGGGCGCCGCGCCCGACATCGACGAGGCCGGCGTCCGCCAGCCGCTCGGCGTCTTCGCCGCCATCACGCCGTTCAACTTCCCCGGGATGATCCCCCTCTGGTTCCTGCCCCACGCCGTCGCGACCGGGAACGCCTTCATCCTGAAGCCGAGCGAGCGCGACCCGATCACGCCCGCGCGGCTGGTGGCGCTGGCCCACGAGGCCGGCATCCCCGAGGGTGTCGTCAACCTCGTCAACGGCGGGCCCGAGTCGGTGAACGCCATCTGCGACCACGAGGCCATCGCCGGGGTGTCGTTCGTCGGGTCGACGGGCGTCGCCCGGCACGTCTACGAGCGCGCCGCGGCCGCGGGCAAGCGCGTCCAGGCCCAGGGCGGCGCGAAGAACCACGTCATCGTCAGCGACTCGGCCGCCCTCGACTTCGCCGCCGAGAAGACCGTCTCCTCGGCGTGTGCCTGTGCGGGCGAGCGCTGCCTCGCCAACGACGTGGTGCTGACGATGGACGCGGTGTACGACGAGTTCGCCGAGGCGGTCGTCGCCGAGGCCGAGGCCGCGGAGGTGGGCTACGGCCCGGACGACCCGGACGTGGGTGCGCTCATCACGTCCGAGCACCGCGACGAGGTGGCCGGCTACGTCGAGCGCGCCATCGAGGAGGGGGCCGAACTGCTCCGCGACGGCCGCGACGTGACCGTCCCGGGCCACGAGGACGGCATCTACATGGGCCCGACCGTGCTCGGGGGCGTGACTCCCGACATGGAGATCGCCCGCGAGGAGATCTTCGGCCCGGTCGTGGCGCTCTCCCGGGTCGAGTCGTTCGACGAGGCCATCGAGACGCTGAACGCCAGCGAGTACGGCAACGCCGCCAGCCTGTTCACCGAGCGCGGCCGCGAGGCCCAGCAGTTCCGCCGCGAGGCCGAGGCCGGCAACCTGGCCGTGAACGCCGGGACCGCGGCGCCGATGGCGTTCTACCACTTCGGCGGCCAGAAGGCCTCCTTCTTCGGCGACCTCCACGCGCAGGCCGACGACGCCGTGCGGTTCTACACCGACCAGACGGTCTACATCGAGCGCTGGCCGGGCGAATAA
- a CDS encoding RtcB family protein, with amino-acid sequence MPIELAGEYTTARVMVEDESLVEQGLLDQVQEFVDHPAFTEPVVVQPDGHIGAGAPVGFTMPLAEQVVPNVIGVDIGCGMTVTRLGDALPLEHAERERRVREAVPMGRSVHEYDDAVHLVDEFPFARANERFEQFDRAFRDRFDEPVDPAFAFDGYDGDYFETLCERVLADQRQGMGHVIRSAGTLGGGNHFVEFARARDSGDYYLVIHSGSRYLGKAVAEFWQNRATQLRNADRVRERIDPEDARFLKFDPDEVSDADLFRWVTGGMGESHIRKERVREELDGKAIEHTFDRLGDLRPATGDEGRNTDLDPLVGREAHGYYVDMLFAQQYARWNRELMADAICDALGVDPDEQWHSTHNYIDFRDLTIRKGATPAREGERLLIPFNMAEGAVIARGKGNEEWLSTAPHGAGRRMGRRDAHDRLSMADFEAAMEGVYSESVVEDVLDEAPAAYKPADAIERALEPTAEVVERLAPVHNLKATE; translated from the coding sequence ATGCCCATCGAACTGGCCGGCGAGTACACGACGGCACGCGTGATGGTGGAGGACGAGTCCCTCGTCGAGCAGGGCCTGCTCGACCAGGTGCAGGAGTTCGTCGACCACCCCGCGTTCACCGAGCCGGTCGTCGTGCAACCAGACGGACATATCGGTGCTGGAGCGCCGGTCGGGTTCACGATGCCGCTGGCCGAGCAGGTCGTCCCGAACGTCATCGGGGTCGACATCGGCTGCGGGATGACGGTCACGCGCCTCGGCGACGCGCTCCCCCTGGAGCACGCCGAGCGCGAGCGCCGCGTCCGCGAGGCCGTCCCGATGGGGCGGTCGGTTCACGAGTACGACGACGCGGTCCACCTCGTCGACGAGTTCCCGTTCGCCCGCGCGAACGAACGGTTCGAGCAGTTCGACCGCGCCTTCCGCGATCGGTTCGACGAGCCGGTCGACCCCGCGTTCGCGTTCGACGGCTACGACGGCGACTACTTCGAGACGCTCTGCGAGCGCGTCCTCGCGGACCAGCGCCAGGGGATGGGCCACGTCATCCGCTCGGCCGGCACCCTGGGCGGCGGCAATCACTTCGTCGAGTTCGCCCGTGCCCGCGACTCTGGCGACTACTACCTCGTCATCCACAGCGGCTCGCGCTACCTCGGCAAGGCCGTCGCGGAGTTCTGGCAGAATCGGGCCACCCAGCTCCGGAACGCCGACCGCGTCCGCGAGCGCATCGACCCCGAGGACGCGCGTTTCCTGAAGTTCGACCCCGACGAGGTGAGCGACGCGGACCTGTTCCGCTGGGTCACCGGCGGGATGGGCGAGTCCCACATCCGCAAGGAGCGCGTCCGCGAGGAACTCGACGGGAAGGCCATCGAACACACCTTCGACCGCCTGGGCGACCTCCGCCCGGCGACGGGCGACGAGGGCCGCAACACCGACCTCGACCCGCTCGTCGGCCGCGAGGCGCACGGCTACTACGTGGACATGCTGTTCGCCCAGCAGTACGCCCGCTGGAACCGTGAGCTGATGGCCGACGCCATCTGCGACGCGCTCGGCGTCGACCCGGACGAGCAGTGGCACTCGACGCACAACTACATCGACTTCCGCGACCTGACCATCCGGAAGGGTGCCACCCCGGCCCGCGAGGGCGAGCGCCTCCTGATCCCCTTCAACATGGCGGAGGGTGCCGTCATCGCCCGCGGGAAGGGCAACGAGGAGTGGCTGTCGACGGCCCCGCACGGCGCCGGCCGGCGGATGGGCCGTCGCGACGCGCACGACCGCCTCTCGATGGCCGACTTCGAGGCCGCCATGGAGGGTGTCTACTCCGAGTCCGTCGTCGAGGACGTGCTCGACGAGGCGCCCGCGGCGTACAAGCCCGCCGACGCCATCGAGCGGGCGCTGGAACCGACCGCGGAGGTGGTCGAGCGGCTGGCCCCCGTCCACAATCTGAAGGCGACGGAGTAG
- a CDS encoding iron-containing alcohol dehydrogenase family protein has product MTDGDDDAGFRFAYEPGAVVYGEGRVADLERELAAIGAERGLVVAGETVGTTDAVVGPVREGLGDRLADVFAGTTPEKRLAQAAAAADAFEDADADAFVSLGGGSSLDVVKVASTLVASGQPYESALRDLERAGTVPVPDDELPPIVAVPTTLAGADLSVVAGITARRDTEPVVRGGVFDGRLMPEALVYDPDLFRTTPDGVLCASAMNGFDKGLETVYARNGTPVTDGTALRGLRLLSRGLPALGAGERDDDTMHDAIVGTVLVQYGASRGDGTTLSVIHAFGHGLARGYDIQQGAAHGVIAPHAVRDIFASVDGRRDELAEALGVADEADGPEATADAVVDAIDGIRAALGLPERLRDTAIPREDLPDIGQAVVDDGFMPNRPRGYDPDADAIEAVLERAW; this is encoded by the coding sequence ATGACCGACGGTGACGACGACGCGGGGTTCCGGTTCGCGTACGAGCCGGGGGCGGTCGTCTACGGCGAGGGGCGGGTGGCCGACCTCGAACGGGAGCTGGCCGCCATCGGGGCCGAGCGCGGCCTGGTCGTCGCGGGCGAGACCGTCGGCACGACCGACGCCGTCGTCGGCCCCGTCCGCGAGGGTCTGGGCGACCGGCTCGCCGACGTGTTCGCCGGGACGACGCCCGAGAAGCGGCTGGCGCAGGCCGCGGCCGCCGCTGATGCCTTCGAGGACGCCGACGCCGACGCGTTCGTCTCCCTGGGCGGCGGCAGCAGCCTCGACGTGGTGAAGGTCGCGAGCACGCTCGTCGCCTCCGGGCAACCGTACGAGAGCGCACTGCGGGACCTCGAACGGGCAGGGACCGTCCCGGTGCCGGACGACGAGTTGCCGCCCATCGTCGCCGTCCCGACGACGCTCGCGGGCGCGGACCTCTCGGTCGTCGCGGGTATCACCGCCCGCCGCGACACGGAACCGGTCGTTCGCGGCGGCGTCTTCGACGGCCGGCTGATGCCCGAGGCGCTCGTCTACGACCCCGACCTGTTCCGCACGACGCCCGACGGGGTGCTGTGCGCGTCGGCGATGAACGGCTTCGACAAGGGGCTCGAGACCGTCTACGCCCGGAACGGGACCCCCGTCACCGACGGGACCGCCCTGCGGGGCCTGCGGCTCCTCTCGCGGGGGCTCCCGGCGCTCGGCGCGGGCGAGCGCGACGACGACACCATGCACGACGCCATCGTCGGGACCGTGCTCGTCCAGTACGGCGCCTCCCGGGGCGACGGGACGACGCTGTCGGTCATCCACGCGTTCGGCCACGGCCTCGCGCGAGGGTACGACATCCAGCAGGGCGCCGCCCATGGCGTCATCGCCCCCCACGCCGTCCGTGATATCTTCGCGTCCGTGGACGGCCGGCGCGACGAACTCGCGGAGGCGCTCGGCGTCGCCGACGAGGCCGACGGGCCCGAGGCCACCGCCGACGCCGTGGTCGACGCCATCGACGGCATCCGCGCAGCGCTCGGCCTGCCCGAACGCCTGCGCGACACCGCCATCCCCCGCGAGGACCTGCCCGACATCGGCCAGGCCGTCGTCGACGACGGCTTCATGCCGAACCGGCCGCGCGGCTACGACCCCGACGCGGACGCCATCGAGGCCGTCCTGGAGCGGGCGTGGTGA